Proteins found in one Neomonachus schauinslandi chromosome 1, ASM220157v2, whole genome shotgun sequence genomic segment:
- the TICAM1 gene encoding TIR domain-containing adapter molecule 1 isoform X2 has translation MPMACTGLSLSRAFDILGAAGQDKLLHLKHKLKTLRPGCRGADLLHAMVLLKLGQETEARISLEALKADAVARLVARQWAGMDSAEAPEEPPDLSWAVARVFHLLAEEKLCPATLRDMAYQAALHTFSSRDDHRLAELQGEAQDCCGWGIIGDPGSFQPLHSDLGCLPPSSVSPSGTRSLPQPIEHLSGWSRGRSLRSTGSPASLASNLEISQSPTMPFFSHHHSYHRPSKLCDEPQASPVPEPAPMGCQEPEEVSWPPSEETVSPPSLPNSSAPRLTELVPDASPGQPDSPKALEINTYYPVECTEALAAPKSLSLPSRNTCPDKDQPPLPLPVEDTASQVASSCPPAPSALRTSPPCPSSSTSSSTGLASSSPCPPSPELESEQKFYNFVILHVAADEHIALRVRERLEALGVPDGATFCEDFQVPGRGELRCLQDAIEHSAFTILLLTPNFDCHLGQHQAGHSLMSSLTRPGWQDCVIPFLPLESSQAQLSPHTSSLLIGLVWLDEHSRIFARRVTNTFKPQTLRARKAHWRKEQDVRALQEQRRRLEGEQQQVAALNAAYSAYVQSCLSWQAQMETLRVAFGSHMPLGTQVPPRGPGPLGAPPPFPSWPGHQPPPEPPWPAGSPAAAFPPPPAFPQAGPAPPQSPGLQPLIIHHAQMVQLGLNNHMWNQRGTQAPEDKTQGAE, from the exons ATGCCCATGGCCTGCACGGGCCTGTCGCTCTCCAGAGCCTTTGACATTCTAGGTGCTGCAGGCCAGGACAAGCTCTTGCATCTTAAGCACAAGCTGAAGACCCTGCGCCCAGGCTGCCGGGGGGCGGACCTCCTGCATGCCATGGTGCTCCTGAAGCTGGGCCAGGAGACCGAGGCCAGGATCTCCCTGGAAGCGCTGAAGGCGGATGCGGTGGCCCGGCTTGTGGCCCGCCAGTGGGCCGGCATGGACAGCGCCGAGGCCCCAGAGGAGCCCCCAGACTTGTCCTGGGCAGTTGCCCGGGTATTCCACCTGCTCGCTGAGGAGAAGCTGTGCCCGGCCACTCTGCGGGACATGGCCTACCAGGCTGCCCTCCATACGTTCAGCTCCAGGGATGACCACCGGCTCGCAGAGCTCCAGGGAGAGGCCCAGGACTGCTGTGGGTGGGGTATCATCGGGGACCCAGGGAGCTTCCAGCCCCTTCACTCTGATCTGGGCTGCCTGCCACCATCCTCAGTGTCACCCTCGGGCACCCGCAGCCTTCCCCAGCCCATCGAGCACCTTTCAGGCTGGAGCAGAGGGCGTTCCCTGAGATCCACCGGCAGCCCCGCCTCCCTGGCCAGCAATCTGGAAATCAGCCAGTCGCCCACCATGCCCTTTTTCAGCCATCACCACAGCTACCACAGGCCCAGCAAGCTGTGTGACGAGCCCCAGGCCAGCCCGGTGCCCGAGCCTGCCCCCATGGGCTGCCAGGAGCCTGAGGAGGTGAGCTGGCCACCCTCGGAAGAGACTGTCAGCCCCCCATC GCTACCAAACAGTTCAGCCCCTAGGCTTACTGAGCTGGTCCCAGATGCAAGCCCTGGCCAGCCCGACTCCCCCAAAGCTCTGGAAATCAACACCTACTACCCGGTGGAGTGCACAGAAGCATTGGCAGCCCCCAAatctctctccttgccctccagaAACACTTGCCCTGACAAGGACCAGCCCCCACTCCCACTTCCTGTAGAAGATACGGCTTCCCAGGTGGCCAGCTCATGCCCACCTGCGCCTTCAGCCCTAAGGAcgtcccctccctgcccttcatCATCGACCTCTTCTTCCACTGGTCTGGCCTCCTCCAGCCCGTGCCCCCCTTCTCCCGAGTTGGAGTCAGAGCAGAAATTCTATAACTTTGTGATCCTGCACGTTGCGGCGGATGAACACATTGCCCTACGAGTCCGGGAGAGGCTCGAGGCCCTGGGGGTCCCTGATGGGGCCACCTTCTGTGAGGATTTCCAGGTGCCCGGGCGGGGCGAGCTGCGCTGCCTTCAAGACGCCATCGAACACTCGGCCTTCACCATCCTGCTGCTCACCCCCAATTTCGACTGCCACCTGGGCCAGCACCAGGCGGGCCATTCGCTGATGAGCAGCCTCACGCGGCCCGGGTGGCAAGACTGCGTgatccccttcctgcccctggagAGCTCCCAGGCCCAGCTCAGCCCCCACACGTCCAGCCTGCTCATCGGCCTGGTGTGGCTGGACGAGCACTCCCGGATCTTCGCCAGGAGGGTGACCAACACCTTCAAGCCGCAGACACTACGAGCCCGCAAGGCCCACTGGAGGAAGGAACAGGACGTGCGGGCCCTGCAAGAGCAGCGCCGGCGCCTGGAGGGCGAGCAGCAGCAGGTAGCGGCACTGAACGCCGCCTACTCGGCCTACGTCCAGAGCTGCTTGTCCTGGCAGGCGCAGATGGAGACGCTCCGGGTGGCCTTCGGGAGCCACATGCCACTTGGGACTCAGGTGCCCCCCAGGGGCCCGGGGCCTCTGGGCGCCCCCCCGCCCTTTCCCTCCTGGCCGGGCCATCAGCCGCCACCTGAGCCTCCGTGGCCGGCCGGCTCGCCCGCGGCCGCCTTCCCGCCGCCCCCCGCCTTCCCGCAGGCCGGCCCGGCGCCCCCTCAGAGCCCCGGGCTGCAGCCCCTCATCATCCACCACGCCCAGATGGTGCAGCTGGGCCTCAACAACCACATGTGGAACCAGAGAGggacccaggcgcccgaggacaAAACGCAAGGAGCAGAGTGA
- the TICAM1 gene encoding TIR domain-containing adapter molecule 1 isoform X1, which produces MPMACTGLSLSRAFDILGAAGQDKLLHLKHKLKTLRPGCRGADLLHAMVLLKLGQETEARISLEALKADAVARLVARQWAGMDSAEAPEEPPDLSWAVARVFHLLAEEKLCPATLRDMAYQAALHTFSSRDDHRLAELQGEAQDCCGWGIIGDPGSFQPLHSDLGCLPPSSVSPSGTRSLPQPIEHLSGWSRGRSLRSTGSPASLASNLEISQSPTMPFFSHHHSYHRPSKLCDEPQASPVPEPAPMGCQEPEEVSWPPSEETVSPPSMETASPPLGETVSPSSGEVVSPSSGESASPPLGEAAGPPSGETASPSSEEAAGPPSREAAGPPSGETASPSSGKTASSRMLPNSSAPRLTELVPDASPGQPDSPKALEINTYYPVECTEALAAPKSLSLPSRNTCPDKDQPPLPLPVEDTASQVASSCPPAPSALRTSPPCPSSSTSSSTGLASSSPCPPSPELESEQKFYNFVILHVAADEHIALRVRERLEALGVPDGATFCEDFQVPGRGELRCLQDAIEHSAFTILLLTPNFDCHLGQHQAGHSLMSSLTRPGWQDCVIPFLPLESSQAQLSPHTSSLLIGLVWLDEHSRIFARRVTNTFKPQTLRARKAHWRKEQDVRALQEQRRRLEGEQQQVAALNAAYSAYVQSCLSWQAQMETLRVAFGSHMPLGTQVPPRGPGPLGAPPPFPSWPGHQPPPEPPWPAGSPAAAFPPPPAFPQAGPAPPQSPGLQPLIIHHAQMVQLGLNNHMWNQRGTQAPEDKTQGAE; this is translated from the coding sequence ATGCCCATGGCCTGCACGGGCCTGTCGCTCTCCAGAGCCTTTGACATTCTAGGTGCTGCAGGCCAGGACAAGCTCTTGCATCTTAAGCACAAGCTGAAGACCCTGCGCCCAGGCTGCCGGGGGGCGGACCTCCTGCATGCCATGGTGCTCCTGAAGCTGGGCCAGGAGACCGAGGCCAGGATCTCCCTGGAAGCGCTGAAGGCGGATGCGGTGGCCCGGCTTGTGGCCCGCCAGTGGGCCGGCATGGACAGCGCCGAGGCCCCAGAGGAGCCCCCAGACTTGTCCTGGGCAGTTGCCCGGGTATTCCACCTGCTCGCTGAGGAGAAGCTGTGCCCGGCCACTCTGCGGGACATGGCCTACCAGGCTGCCCTCCATACGTTCAGCTCCAGGGATGACCACCGGCTCGCAGAGCTCCAGGGAGAGGCCCAGGACTGCTGTGGGTGGGGTATCATCGGGGACCCAGGGAGCTTCCAGCCCCTTCACTCTGATCTGGGCTGCCTGCCACCATCCTCAGTGTCACCCTCGGGCACCCGCAGCCTTCCCCAGCCCATCGAGCACCTTTCAGGCTGGAGCAGAGGGCGTTCCCTGAGATCCACCGGCAGCCCCGCCTCCCTGGCCAGCAATCTGGAAATCAGCCAGTCGCCCACCATGCCCTTTTTCAGCCATCACCACAGCTACCACAGGCCCAGCAAGCTGTGTGACGAGCCCCAGGCCAGCCCGGTGCCCGAGCCTGCCCCCATGGGCTGCCAGGAGCCTGAGGAGGTGAGCTGGCCACCCTCGGAAGAGACTGTCAGCCCCCCATCGATGGAGACTGCCAGCCCCCCACTGGGGGAGACTGTCAGCCCCTCATCAGGAGAGGTGGTTAGCCCCTCATCCGGGGAGAGTGCCAGCCCCCCATTGGGGGAGGCTGCCGGTCCCCCATCGGGGGAGACTGCCAGCCCCTCATCGGAGGAGGCTGCCGGTCCCCCATCGCGGGAGGCTGCGGGTCCCCCATCGGGGGAGACTGCCAGCCCCTCATCGGGGAAGACTGCCAGCTCCCGGATGCTACCAAACAGTTCAGCCCCTAGGCTTACTGAGCTGGTCCCAGATGCAAGCCCTGGCCAGCCCGACTCCCCCAAAGCTCTGGAAATCAACACCTACTACCCGGTGGAGTGCACAGAAGCATTGGCAGCCCCCAAatctctctccttgccctccagaAACACTTGCCCTGACAAGGACCAGCCCCCACTCCCACTTCCTGTAGAAGATACGGCTTCCCAGGTGGCCAGCTCATGCCCACCTGCGCCTTCAGCCCTAAGGAcgtcccctccctgcccttcatCATCGACCTCTTCTTCCACTGGTCTGGCCTCCTCCAGCCCGTGCCCCCCTTCTCCCGAGTTGGAGTCAGAGCAGAAATTCTATAACTTTGTGATCCTGCACGTTGCGGCGGATGAACACATTGCCCTACGAGTCCGGGAGAGGCTCGAGGCCCTGGGGGTCCCTGATGGGGCCACCTTCTGTGAGGATTTCCAGGTGCCCGGGCGGGGCGAGCTGCGCTGCCTTCAAGACGCCATCGAACACTCGGCCTTCACCATCCTGCTGCTCACCCCCAATTTCGACTGCCACCTGGGCCAGCACCAGGCGGGCCATTCGCTGATGAGCAGCCTCACGCGGCCCGGGTGGCAAGACTGCGTgatccccttcctgcccctggagAGCTCCCAGGCCCAGCTCAGCCCCCACACGTCCAGCCTGCTCATCGGCCTGGTGTGGCTGGACGAGCACTCCCGGATCTTCGCCAGGAGGGTGACCAACACCTTCAAGCCGCAGACACTACGAGCCCGCAAGGCCCACTGGAGGAAGGAACAGGACGTGCGGGCCCTGCAAGAGCAGCGCCGGCGCCTGGAGGGCGAGCAGCAGCAGGTAGCGGCACTGAACGCCGCCTACTCGGCCTACGTCCAGAGCTGCTTGTCCTGGCAGGCGCAGATGGAGACGCTCCGGGTGGCCTTCGGGAGCCACATGCCACTTGGGACTCAGGTGCCCCCCAGGGGCCCGGGGCCTCTGGGCGCCCCCCCGCCCTTTCCCTCCTGGCCGGGCCATCAGCCGCCACCTGAGCCTCCGTGGCCGGCCGGCTCGCCCGCGGCCGCCTTCCCGCCGCCCCCCGCCTTCCCGCAGGCCGGCCCGGCGCCCCCTCAGAGCCCCGGGCTGCAGCCCCTCATCATCCACCACGCCCAGATGGTGCAGCTGGGCCTCAACAACCACATGTGGAACCAGAGAGggacccaggcgcccgaggacaAAACGCAAGGAGCAGAGTGA